The following DNA comes from Brassica oleracea var. oleracea cultivar TO1000 chromosome C5, BOL, whole genome shotgun sequence.
GACAACCGAGTAGATTATAGTGCAGAACCAAATCGGCATCAGTCTAAGTATACACTTGACTTCCTCAACTTGTGTGACCGGACAAAGCCTCCATGGGTTCACTCCCCCTTGTTTCTTGTCATCAAGATCTCTTGCTGTGATGTAAGCTGCTCTGTCCAAGAACCTACAAGTTGGAACATAAACATGTTAAGAACAACACTTCATGTCATTCAAGTACTACAACTTTTAGCGACTTACTTGAACTCATCAGTATGCATTATTCTCCTTACTGTGTTGTTTACTGAATCATTTTTCTCTTGTCTGTCTTCGTCGTACATCTCCTCTCTCCCTCTTGACGGTGCCTCCACCGATGATTTCTTCGTTGCAGCGACCAAAACTTGGCAAAACCTCGAAAGAGGGTTCCCCGTTGGCTTGAAATGTCGGTATCTCGGTGTTCCAACGAGGAAAAGAATCAAAGCCAAGATGGCAGAGCCAGTGGACGCCCAGAACCCGAGTGCCCACATCCCCTCATCCTCAAAATATCCCAAGATGGTGTTGGAGAAGAGCGAACCGAGGTTCAAAGCGAGGTAGAAGTAGCTGAAGAAGGCTATCTTTGAGTACCCTTCTTTAGGATGCTCCTCATCGAACTGATCAGCTCCAAACGTTGCTATGTTCGGTTGGTAACCGCCATTCCCCAAAGCGATCAAGTAGATAGAAAGGTAGAACATTGTGATCTCCATTGTTGAATGTGTACTGCAAGGCGTGATTTCGTTCCCGCAACCTCTTGGTTTGATCAAGAACATGTATGACGATAGCGATAGCGATGAAAGTCCCTGTTTTTTTTTCCAGATTAAAAAAGTGTTAGTAATCAGGGTTTTACACTTTCGTCAAGATACTTGTGTTCGTATTATAAGATTCACTTACGATGACAAAAATGACTTGGAAGATAGCACAAGTCTTGTAGCGACCCCAGTATGAATCGCTGAGAAACGCTCCGACCAATGAGAAGATGTAAACAGTTCCTGTCCATTTGCTAACGTTGTTCGCTGCGTCTGCGTTGTTCTGCTGCAACACGCGCGTTAGGAACAGCACCAAGTTCACTCCAACTCCAAAGAATGCCAGTGTGGCCAACCCCTGGTTCACTGTTAAACCGGTTTAATTAACAAAATTGATTTAGTACGTTAACCAAAATTACTTGTTTGGGATAATGTTACCCCCACGCGCGTTATTGATATGAAAGGAACCGGAATTCATGAATGAGTGGAAATGATTGTGAATAATTGAGAAACTATGTTACGTGTGTCGTCAAGATGATGTTAACATTTATTTGGTTGGATAGTATCTCATGACTACTCTACAATAATTGTACCTTCTAACGAATTTAAATTTTTATTTCATAATGAAATTATTTGAATAATTAAGATTTAGCAAATCAGTTGAATTACACATGCCAATAACAAATCAGTACCCAATAATCTTATGATATATTTTTTAATTAAAACTATTAGGTGGAGTCCATTAACTTAATCAAACCAGAAAAACAAGACCAACTTTCACAAATCTTAAAATGATTTTTTTGTTTGTTTTTATAGAAATGTGCTTTGGATTTTCTTTTTGTACAGAGAAATCTTGAGTTGGTGCCCAAAACTATTTTTAAATATAAATTAATAATATCATCATTAGATCAAAATTGAAAAATGTTATGAGACAGAGTTTTTTTTTTCCAAATAAAGTGTGAAGAAAAGCACGTGGGAAAAGCTGGCGAGATGGGTGATTACGTGTAAGGCAACGTAATTCCACCACTTACACATGCTTTCCTTGCACTTATATTAATGTGTGTGTGTGTATATATATATATATATATATATATATATATATGTTTCATATATTATTAGTTTCATTTCTGTGATTGGTTATAAGTATTAAACCATCTTTTAAGAACTCCAGATATCTATCACCATATATAGAATCACTTACAACTCTGTAAGTTTTCAATTTCAGTTATTTTGAATAAACAACTTCCATCATATTTTTACTGTTTTACATCAATTTTCTTTTTCAGAAATGATTCCACGTTTAAAATTTTAAGCTAGATATTTATGCATTTGTCATGTGATGGGGTTTTAACCACAGCATGCAGGCTACGTTCGAACACATGGATATGTCTTGACACGTTCACGTAAAATTCGAAGTTAATTTTAATGATTTTTGTTGTTGGTTCTAATATTGTCACTTTCCTAGTTACTGATAACTTATTGCCTCAGATATAAGTATGGATATCAATCAATCTACAAACTTTTAGATATACATCATATCGTAATCTATTACACAAACACATATATGTAAACATGTTTCTGTATACAAATTATGTATTAGTAAGATGAGTCCAAAAAAAAAAGACGAAGACATGATGAAAATATTTATGGACCCTAATAAATATACCTAGGTGAGGACCATCCCTTTGTATGTGGTATCTTTAAGGAAAGGACGTGGAGAATAGAAAAATTTAGAATCAAATGTTTTAGTTTCGATTTGAGAAGAGAGACATACCAAGAATGATGATGCCAGCAACCCATTGGCCCGAGTTGGAACGAATAGAGGGACGACCATAGTAATCCACAGTTCCATCTCTCGTTTCTTCTCCTTCTCCTTTCTTCTTCATCATCTGCATTTTCATTTATACACATCAAGTTATTAATAAACATATACATCAAGATTTCTATATATTTTTCAACTCTTTAGTAGTGTCTACTAACTACCACTTTTTTGTCCTCTTGATATGGAGAAGATTCACAAGTTTCTTGGTCAAAAAAAAAAAAAAAAAGATTCACAAGTTCGATCAATAGTTATTGTATTTCCACTAAAAACGTTTTTGTTTTAATTTCATTTTGAATGTATGATTTGACGTGATTATTATAGAATCACAATTCTGCATGCCACGTATTCTCGTTTCGTATACACACAATTTTCAAGATTCTTTAGATTTATTCTCGACTTTAAGTTGCAGCACAAAAAAAGAGAACTGTTACACAAGAAGATTAGCTATAACAAAGGCAATATTGTTAAACTTAATTAAATGGATTAAAACAAAAACTGAAGAAAAACATGAGGAAGTTGAGCTGAAAAAAAAATCCTTTTGTAGTCACATATGTAAATTAAGAAACAACAACCTTAATCGCATTAAAAGAATCTTATAAGGAAGAATCTTATAACTAAAGAGAGAAGCTTAAAAGAGTTACTTACGTCTTTGTTATAAATCTCTAGGCAAGACATTTTTGATGATATTTATGCGACTTATGTAAGAGAATAATAACGAAATATATTTTAGTTCTGGTGTGTGGTTTAAGTGATATGATAGAATTATAAGAAATGACGAGAGAAGGAGGAAGACGAAGAAAGCAAGTTCGAGCTTGATAGTTTTAGAGAAGAGTGAGATTGAGAATAAATAGAAGTTTGGAAGATGATTTGAACGGTCCTGATTTACGTGGGACAGTCACATGCCCAATACCTATTTTAAATTTATATTGCCCTATGAAATAATACACTCATAAGTCATAAACACGATGAAAAGGCTCAAAAGCATAGTTTCATTATTTGAAAAAAATATTTGCATTTTCTTCCCGATTGTTTTATTTTGTGGCTGAAAGGATCATCTCGTGCTTTTGAAGCTTTAAACCGAGTTTGAGATAGAGGTCAGAGCCCAGGCTAAATAAAAATATTATAATATAAACCTTAAAAGTTTTTTTCACCTAGACAGTTAAACTTTTTTTAATAGAGATAAATATAATATTTTGTCAATAATATATATAGTTAATAATTTAGAACGGACAAAACCATAAGATTTGCTATTAGTAAAAAAACCGAGGCACGGCATTAGATTAAAGAAGTAGGTATGGTTTGGAAATTTTGAAGGTTTAGTTAAAGGTACGATTTTTGTTTTTTTGACAAAGAGCATTTAAAGGTATGATATTTATGAAGTTATATCATATATATATTGTATATATGTTGAGTTTTCCTTTGTGGTAATATCTAATTAAAGATAATTAACCATGGTGTCTATATATAATAGATAAAACCCCGTTAATTCGAAATAGATAACTGAAAAAAAATATATTATAGCATAGTAGAATGTTTATAAGTAAGCTTGTATAATAATTAAGTACGTCATGCACTACAAGAAAACATCGGTATTCTGACGGACATTCCGACGGAAAATGAAATCCTCGGAATTTCCTCGGAATATACCGACGGAATTCCGAGGAAACATCAATCCGTCGGAATATTCCGAGGAAATTCCGACGAACTAGTGATCGATCGATGCGTTTTTGGACATANNNNNNNNNNNNNNNNNNNNNNNNNNNNNNNNNNNNNNNNNNNNNNNNNNNNNNNNNNNNNNNNNNNNNNNNNNNNNNNNNNNNNNNNNNNNNNNNNNNNNNNNNNNNNNNNNNNNNNNNNNNNNNNNNNNNNNNNNNNNNNNNNNNNNNNNNNNNNNNNNNNNNNNNNNNNNNNNNNNNNNNNNNNNNNNNNNNNNNNNNNNNNNNNNNNNNNNNNNNNNNNNNNNNNNNNNNNNNNNNNNNNNNNNNNNNNNNNNNNNNNNNNNNNNNNNNNNNNNNNNNNNNNNNNNNNNNNNNNNNNNNNNNNNNNNNNNNNNNNNNNNNNNNNNNNNNNNNNNNNNNNNNNNNNNNNNNNNNNNNNNNNNNNNNNNNNNNNNNNNNNNNNNNNNNNNNNNNNNNNNNNNNNNNNNNNNNNNNNNNNNNNNNNNNNNNNNNNNNNNNNNNNNNNNNNNNNNNNNNNNNNNNNNNNNNNNNNNNNNNNNNNNNNNNNNNNNNNNNNNNNNNNNNNNNNNNNNNNNNNNNNNNNNNNNNNNNNNNNNNNNNNNNNNNNNNNNNNNNNNNNNNNNNNNNNNNNNNNNNNNNNNNNNNNNNNNNNNNNNNNNNNNNNNNNNNNNNNNNNNNNNNNNNNNNNNNNNNNNNNNNNNNNNNNNNNNNNNNNNNNNNNNNNNNNNNNNNNNNNNNNNNNNNNNNNNNNNNNNNNNNNNNNNNNNNNNNNNNNNNNNNNNNNNNNNNNNNNNNNNNNNNNNNNNNNNNNNNNNNNNNNNNNNNNNNNNNNNNNNNNNNNNNNNNNNNNNNNNNNNNNNNNNNNNNNNNNNNNNNNNNNNNNNNNNNNNNNNNNNNNNNNNNNNNNNNNNNNNNNNNNNNNNNNNNNNNNNNNNNNNNNNNNNNNNNNNNNNNNNNNNNNNNNNNNNNNNNNNNNNNNNNNNNNNNNNNNNNNNNNNNNNNNNNNNNNNNNNNNNNNNNNNNNNNNNNNNNNNNNNNNNNNNNNNNNNNNNNNNNNNNNNNNNNNNNNNNNNNNNNNNNNNNNNNNNNNNNNNNNNNNNNNNNNNNNNNNNNNNNNNNNNNNNNNNNNNNNNNNNNNNNNNNNNNNNNNNNNNNNNNNNNNNNNNNNNNNNNNNNNNNNNNNNNNNNNNNNNNNNNNNNNNNNNNNNNNNNNNNNNNNNNNNNNNNNNNNNNNNNNNNNNNNNNNNNNNNNNNNNNNNNNNNNNNNNNNNNNNNNNNNNNNNNNNNNNNNNNNNNNNNNNNNNNNNNNNNNNNNNNNNNNNNNNNNNNNNNNNNNNNNNNNNNNNNNNNNNNNNNNNNNNNNNNNNNNNNNNNNNNNNNNNNNNNNNNNNNNNNNNNNNNNNNNNNNNNNNNNNNNNNNNNNNNNNNNNNNNNNNNNNNNNNNNNNNNNNNNNNNNNNNNNNNNNNNNNNNNNNNNNNNNNTTTTTTTTGAATTTTGGAAATATTCCGAGGAAGTGTATCCCTCGGAATATTCCGACGACATATTCCTCGGAATATTCCGAGGAATTTCCGACGAAAAAAGTCCTCGGAATATTCCGAGGAAATTCATTTCCTCGGAATTCCGTCGGAAATTTCCGAGGAATTTCCGAGGAAAGATGAATTTTCGAGGAGTTATTTCCGAGGACTTTTTTTGTCGGTATGTCGTCGGAATAGCGTTATTCCGACGACATACCGACGATTTTTTCCCTCAGTATGCCGCTGTTTTCTTGTAGTGATGGTATGTTATATCTAAATGTATTGTGATCTATATATAATCATAAGATTAATCTGCAAAACCTCCATCCCTAAGAATCTGTAAAGAGTTTTCAGATAAATAATAATAATATTTTAGAATATGTTAGTTTTTTTTGAAATAATAATATTTTAGAATAAGTTAGTTAGATAATTAAAATTGATGAAGAAGAAATAATTACACTATTTATTAAGAGACAATAGTATTTCATGAGTTTATAAATAAATTAAAACCA
Coding sequences within:
- the LOC106295019 gene encoding protein NRT1/ PTR FAMILY 7.3-like, whose translation is MSCLEIYNKDMMKKKGEGEETRDGTVDYYGRPSIRSNSGQWVAGIIILVNQGLATLAFFGVGVNLVLFLTRVLQQNNADAANNVSKWTGTVYIFSLVGAFLSDSYWGRYKTCAIFQVIFVIGLSSLSLSSYMFLIKPRGCGNEITPCSTHSTMEITMFYLSIYLIALGNGGYQPNIATFGADQFDEEHPKEGYSKIAFFSYFYLALNLGSLFSNTILGYFEDEGMWALGFWASTGSAILALILFLVGTPRYRHFKPTGNPLSRFCQVLVAATKKSSVEAPSRGREEMYDEDRQEKNDSVNNTVRRIMHTDEFKFLDRAAYITARDLDDKKQGGVNPWRLCPVTQVEEVKCILRLMPIWFCTIIYSVVFTQMASLFVEQGAAMKTTVSDFKIPPASMSSFDILSVALFIFIYRRVLEPLATRFKNKDGTKGITELHRMGIGLVIAILAMVAAGVVECFRLKYADKSCTHCDGSSSLSIFWQVPQYSLIGASEVFMYVGQLEFFNAQTPDGLKSFGSALCMMSMSMGNFVSSLLVTMVVKISTVDHMPGWIPRNLNKGHLDRFYFLLAALTSIDLVVYIACARWYKCIKLEAKDEMQDMLSDDVSDTDSDDYEERPKDSKV